One window of the Desulfonatronum thiosulfatophilum genome contains the following:
- the pheS gene encoding phenylalanine--tRNA ligase subunit alpha translates to MTASSMEHSQGQSSNGTGLAEQLESLVQALEQGLATAHSAPDVENIRVAYLGRKGLLAGLMSSLAKTPPEQRPLLGQKANQVKAMLQERLDARLQDLERNKERELLARFDPSLPGRAHWLGSLHPVTLVTEEICQAFVSLGFDIVEGPELETDFYNFEALNLPPDHPARDMQDTFYIGDQTLLRTHTSPLQVRTMERMSPPLAAIAPGKVYRRDSDLTHTPMFHQIEGFVVDKDVSMADLRGTLTAFVHQIFGQEAIVRFRPSFFPFTEPSAEVDVSCMLCGGRGICAGQACRVCKQTGWLEILGCGMIDPAVFAAVGYDPEVYTGFAFGLGVERVAMLKYGIGDLRMFFENDTRFVSQFG, encoded by the coding sequence ATGACCGCATCGAGCATGGAGCATTCCCAGGGGCAATCCTCCAACGGAACCGGCCTTGCCGAACAATTGGAATCCCTGGTTCAGGCTCTGGAGCAGGGATTGGCCACAGCCCATTCCGCTCCAGACGTCGAAAATATTCGCGTAGCCTATCTTGGCCGCAAAGGGCTCTTGGCCGGACTGATGTCCAGTCTGGCCAAGACTCCGCCGGAACAACGCCCGCTACTTGGCCAGAAAGCCAACCAGGTCAAAGCCATGCTCCAGGAACGTCTGGATGCCCGCTTGCAGGATCTAGAGCGGAACAAGGAACGGGAGCTTCTGGCGCGGTTTGACCCTTCCCTGCCGGGAAGAGCTCACTGGTTGGGCAGCCTGCATCCGGTGACCCTGGTCACCGAAGAAATCTGCCAAGCCTTTGTTTCCCTCGGTTTCGACATCGTTGAAGGCCCGGAACTGGAAACGGATTTCTACAATTTCGAGGCCTTGAATCTTCCGCCCGATCACCCGGCGCGGGACATGCAGGACACGTTTTACATTGGTGATCAGACCCTTCTGCGAACGCACACTTCCCCGTTGCAGGTGCGGACCATGGAGCGGATGAGCCCGCCTCTGGCGGCCATCGCTCCGGGAAAGGTATACCGCCGCGATTCCGACCTGACTCACACTCCGATGTTCCACCAGATCGAGGGCTTTGTGGTGGATAAGGACGTGAGCATGGCAGATCTGCGTGGAACTCTGACCGCCTTTGTGCATCAGATTTTCGGCCAGGAAGCTATTGTCCGGTTTCGGCCCAGCTTTTTTCCCTTTACCGAACCCAGTGCCGAGGTGGATGTTTCCTGCATGCTTTGCGGCGGACGCGGTATTTGTGCCGGACAGGCCTGCCGGGTCTGCAAGCAGACCGGTTGGCTCGAGATTCTCGGGTGCGGAATGATCGACCCGGCGGTGTTCGCCGCCGTGGGATATGATCCTGAAGTCTATACCGGGTTTGCCTTCGGTCTCGGTGTTGAACGCGTAGCCATGCTCAAATACGGGATCGGCGACCTGCGAATGTTCTTTGAGAACGATACCCGTTTCGTCTCCCAGTTCGGTTGA
- the rplT gene encoding 50S ribosomal protein L20, which yields MRVKRGLAAHRRHKKYLDMAKGYRGARSRLYRTARVTVERALAYAYRDRKVRKREFRSLWIMRINAGARLHGLSYSKFMHGLTLAGIELNRKVLADLAVREKEHFGQLAGIAKAKLA from the coding sequence ATGCGTGTAAAACGCGGCTTGGCGGCTCACCGTCGGCACAAAAAATATTTGGACATGGCCAAAGGCTATCGGGGCGCCCGGAGCAGACTGTACCGTACCGCGCGGGTGACCGTTGAACGCGCTCTGGCGTACGCTTACCGGGATCGAAAGGTCCGCAAGCGCGAGTTCCGCTCGCTGTGGATCATGCGCATTAATGCTGGGGCACGGCTTCACGGTCTATCCTACAGTAAGTTCATGCATGGTTTGACCCTGGCTGGCATCGAGCTGAACCGCAAGGTACTTGCTGATTTGGCTGTACGGGAAAAAGAACATTTCGGTCAGTTGGCCGGGATTGCCAAAGCCAAACTGGCCTGA
- the rpmI gene encoding 50S ribosomal protein L35 codes for MTKLKTRKGAAKRFKLTGTGKIKRRRAGMRHILTKKSPKVKRQLGQDTILDKSNEKAVRRMIPFAK; via the coding sequence ATGACAAAGCTCAAAACACGTAAAGGTGCAGCCAAGCGGTTCAAGCTGACGGGTACCGGCAAGATCAAGCGTCGCCGCGCTGGTATGCGCCACATCCTGACCAAGAAAAGCCCGAAAGTGAAGCGCCAGCTGGGTCAGGACACCATTCTGGACAAATCCAACGAAAAAGCCGTTCGACGGATGATTCCCTTCGCCAAATAG
- the infC gene encoding translation initiation factor IF-3, which produces MTSVKRTRCNKQIRAQEVRVIGEDGKQVGILPLAEALQYAESQGVDLVEVSPDASPPVCRVMDFGKYKYELQKKQQEGRKKQTLIQLKEIKFRPKTDDHDFETKLKHIRRFLEAGDKCKVTVAFRGREMMHRDRGEKVLKRVLEILGDEVKIDQHPSMEGRTMNMVLASVEKKKQA; this is translated from the coding sequence ATTACCTCGGTTAAACGTACCCGCTGCAACAAGCAGATCAGGGCTCAAGAAGTACGAGTCATTGGCGAAGACGGCAAGCAGGTGGGAATTTTGCCTCTGGCCGAGGCTCTTCAGTATGCGGAAAGTCAAGGCGTGGACTTGGTGGAAGTTTCTCCCGATGCCTCTCCACCTGTCTGCAGGGTCATGGATTTCGGCAAGTACAAGTATGAGTTGCAGAAAAAGCAACAGGAAGGCCGAAAGAAGCAAACCTTGATCCAGCTCAAGGAAATCAAGTTCCGCCCCAAGACTGATGATCATGACTTTGAAACCAAGCTCAAGCACATTCGACGTTTTCTCGAAGCCGGCGATAAATGCAAAGTCACCGTGGCCTTTCGTGGCCGTGAGATGATGCACCGGGACAGAGGGGAAAAGGTACTGAAACGTGTTCTGGAAATCTTGGGGGATGAAGTCAAGATTGATCAGCATCCATCCATGGAGGGACGTACCATGAACATGGTTTTGGCTTCCGTGGAGAAAAAGAAGCAGGCATAA